Part of the Aquimarina sp. TRL1 genome, AATGATTAACAGAGATACCCATCCAGGGTTTTCTTTTTTCCTTTTTACCGATGTAGGTGTGTAGAAAGTTTTTAGTGCCGGATAATGTCGACGATTTATCAGAATACCATGTCACCGAATTAGAGACATCGTACTTCTTTTTCATCTTGCTGATTGCTTTTTTGAAATTTTCATTGTTATTTTCGGTTAGTTTGTCTCTTTCCAGTGCCTTTTTAGTTTCTTCTATTTCTTTCTCTACTTTTTTTAGTAATCTTTTGGCTTTTCGGGCTTCAGTAGATTTTGGATATTTTTCTATTAATGCAATCAATCTGGATTTACTTTTTTCGTATTCTAGGTTGTCATTATACTCATTAGCTTGTTCCAGAATTTGTACAGGAGTAAGTTGACAATCTGCAATTTCTTGTTTTAATGATTCATTCTCTTTTTTGAGCTTGTCGTATTCCTCCTGGGGAACACCACAGCTAAAAAAAATAAAGATACAGGAATACAATATCAGGGTAGCTTTTTTCATCATTACGGAGATTAGTTAGTTTACTGGTCTTGAATTTTAGAGATCGTAAAATTCAATTTTTATTATTAGGATATATCCTAAGATACTAAAAAAGTAATGAAGAAGAGATAGGAGAAAGAATTTTTTTTAGTGTAGTTTGTTGATTGTGTGTGGGTTTTAGGTGTGCTATGAGATTGTGAGAAAATTATAAACTGAAAGGCATTAGAGGTTCAGCCTAACTTTTATCGATCTCTTCGCTTTCTTTTAGAGGAAGAAACGTTCTTTTTTCGTTTTGGGAATTCCTTGCGTTGTCTTTTCGAAGTTTCATTCTTTGCTTCTTTTCTTCTGGGAGAGCGATGTTTCTCTTCTGAAGAAAACTCTTCAGTCCCTCCAGAGTTTTGGGTGTCGTCTCGTAGGGTTTGTAGCTCTTGTTGACTAAGGTCTCTCCATTGACCTAGAGGAATGTCCAGAGAGACATTCATAATGCGAATTCGCTTTAGTTTTAAAACCTCATACCCCAAATACTCACACATTCTTCTAATCTGACGATTTAACCCCTGTGTCAGTACGATCCGAAAGTCATATTTGTTTAATTGTTCCACTGTGCATTTTCTGGTTACAGTACCCAAAATAGGAATTCCATTAGCCATTCTTTTGATAAAATCGGTACTGATTACCTTATTAACAGTGACAATATATTCTTTTTCGTGATTGTTTCTCGCACGTAATATTTTGTTGACAATATCTCCGTCACTAGTTAGAAATATCAAACCTTCGCTCGGTTTATCCAGCCGACCAATAGGGAAGATTCTTTTAGGATAATTGATATAATCGATGATATTGTCTTTTTCATTCTGAGCAGTCGTACAGACAATACCTACGGGTTTGTGAAAAGCAAGGTAGACATGCTTCTCTTTAGGTTCAGTAATAAGAGCTCCATCTACATGGATAATATCTTCCGGAGCAACTTTTGTTCCCATTTCAGGAACTTTATTATTAATAGTGACACGTCCCTGATCTATTAGCTTGTCAGCTTCCCTACGAGAGCAATATCCTACTTCGCTGAGGTATTTGTTTAATCGGACAAGTTTTTTTTCTGACATAAGCTACATAATAATAAGGTGCAAATATAAGATTAAGACACGAAAAGAGTATCATGAAAAGATTGCAAAGATAATTTATGTATTGCTATTGTGAGAATGTTTGTTTTTTAGAAAATGAAGAATCATTTCGTTCACTTCTTCAAAAAACAGGGAGTGTCCATAGTTTTGAGTGGTAATAAAGGAGACGCCTTTCCAAGACTTACTTATTTTCAAAGCTTCAGAATAAGGGGTGATATCATCATAAGCATCGTGGATT contains:
- the rluF gene encoding 23S rRNA pseudouridine(2604) synthase RluF; protein product: MSEKKLVRLNKYLSEVGYCSRREADKLIDQGRVTINNKVPEMGTKVAPEDIIHVDGALITEPKEKHVYLAFHKPVGIVCTTAQNEKDNIIDYINYPKRIFPIGRLDKPSEGLIFLTSDGDIVNKILRARNNHEKEYIVTVNKVISTDFIKRMANGIPILGTVTRKCTVEQLNKYDFRIVLTQGLNRQIRRMCEYLGYEVLKLKRIRIMNVSLDIPLGQWRDLSQQELQTLRDDTQNSGGTEEFSSEEKHRSPRRKEAKNETSKRQRKEFPKRKKNVSSSKRKRRDR